Proteins encoded in a region of the Mucispirillum schaedleri ASF457 genome:
- a CDS encoding DUF5675 family protein has product MSEKSENYELQFVIKDHMTNEPITSATIQLYSKEDSSFKKEITISTVEGTGTISIEAKDARKKLYIKLLNNDNYYSTPYPDEHLPTYAICYRRGKIQQVRFLPKSVIVGVLKAYGKPITSLFSSESEYLSNSSFETITISKEQTITLKAFLISNKTSSGKVNNNKRYFLNNSVTEEQISESIHWAFSITNKVSGFSKNSPVDIESLSSNGVFNSIEEINDNTNIYKLMKSGEEITGHTINFTLSDIMSESLLRYNELFDNYYIVFYAYALLDDAKEAVLYYNSYTDGLPLIELKLVLNKYSMLFDGYNLELYENGKYIDGYDARLTNNGALVKDIFSVSNSVNVYGLDNLYRCEAKLVSKMVDNELRRVLYLRAYSTSNESNDEAADFIVDNINLIDLENQLNTKKSKENIYNKVIHISSIDYIKLWHKIQFQNDILVKFMYQPRYVIEVTRYKEVYNDDLLDNYIKKRFGATYGVFAVYVYINGEKFLFDSIIDVYNNYAVHHNEQIDAYNEEIMKKYPQDYTSKLKPNSLKKTVIKDKKVSKSIIGIIEDYIKDMSNHVFIKSDMRKKNLQDNNSYALLTYGGYTMEPSGPDTITEEVKRRIPEGHYKGIFHYSVPLYKKNTLNLYNDTVHSKRYILLHAGGRYIEFTTGCVLISRESYETGNNYTSNDLRGDTKYETPTMNILKSLDILYTAIYEHHVSNGQNLHYETDLSKYISCVIRNKINRG; this is encoded by the coding sequence ATGTCAGAAAAATCTGAAAATTATGAATTACAATTTGTAATTAAAGACCATATGACTAATGAACCGATTACATCAGCAACAATACAGTTATATTCTAAAGAAGATAGTTCCTTTAAAAAAGAAATTACCATATCAACGGTTGAGGGGACAGGTACAATAAGTATAGAAGCAAAAGATGCAAGAAAGAAACTATATATAAAATTATTGAATAATGATAATTACTATTCTACACCGTATCCAGACGAGCATCTTCCTACATATGCAATATGTTATCGCAGAGGCAAAATACAGCAAGTCAGATTTCTCCCAAAAAGTGTTATTGTAGGTGTTTTAAAGGCTTATGGTAAGCCAATTACTTCATTGTTCAGCAGTGAATCGGAATATTTATCTAATAGTTCGTTTGAAACAATAACAATATCCAAAGAACAAACAATCACTTTAAAAGCATTTTTAATATCTAATAAAACATCAAGCGGTAAAGTAAATAATAATAAAAGATATTTTTTGAATAACAGCGTAACAGAAGAACAGATTTCAGAAAGTATACATTGGGCGTTTAGTATAACGAATAAGGTTTCTGGATTTTCAAAGAATAGTCCTGTAGATATTGAGTCTTTATCATCAAACGGAGTATTTAACAGCATTGAAGAAATAAATGATAATACAAATATCTATAAATTAATGAAATCTGGTGAAGAGATAACGGGTCATACAATAAATTTTACTTTATCCGATATAATGTCAGAATCACTGTTAAGATATAATGAATTATTTGACAACTATTATATTGTGTTTTATGCATATGCATTACTGGATGATGCTAAAGAGGCGGTATTGTATTATAATTCCTACACAGATGGATTACCGTTAATAGAGTTGAAACTGGTGTTGAATAAATATTCTATGTTATTTGACGGCTATAATTTGGAATTATATGAAAATGGTAAATATATAGATGGCTATGATGCAAGATTAACCAATAATGGTGCTTTAGTTAAAGATATATTTAGTGTATCCAATAGTGTTAATGTATATGGTTTGGATAATTTATATAGATGTGAAGCAAAATTAGTATCTAAGATGGTAGATAATGAGCTTCGCAGAGTGCTGTATTTAAGAGCATATTCAACATCAAATGAATCAAATGATGAAGCTGCTGATTTTATAGTAGATAATATAAATTTAATTGATTTGGAAAATCAGTTGAACACAAAAAAATCTAAAGAGAATATATATAATAAAGTGATACATATCTCATCAATAGACTATATAAAGTTATGGCATAAAATTCAGTTTCAAAATGATATATTAGTCAAATTTATGTATCAACCAAGATATGTAATAGAAGTAACAAGATATAAAGAAGTGTATAATGATGATTTATTGGATAATTATATTAAAAAACGCTTTGGAGCAACATATGGAGTATTTGCAGTTTATGTATATATTAATGGAGAAAAGTTTTTATTTGACAGTATAATAGATGTTTATAATAATTATGCAGTGCATCATAATGAACAAATAGATGCATATAATGAAGAAATTATGAAAAAATATCCACAAGATTATACAAGTAAATTAAAACCCAATTCATTAAAAAAGACTGTTATCAAAGATAAAAAAGTAAGTAAAAGTATTATAGGTATTATAGAAGACTATATTAAAGATATGAGTAATCATGTATTTATAAAATCTGATATGCGTAAAAAAAATTTACAAGATAACAACAGTTATGCTTTATTAACATACGGAGGCTACACAATGGAGCCATCTGGACCAGATACTATAACAGAGGAGGTAAAACGCAGAATACCAGAAGGGCATTATAAGGGAATTTTTCATTATAGTGTTCCTCTATACAAGAAAAATACCTTGAACTTATATAACGATACCGTTCATTCCAAAAGATATATTTTACTTCATGCCGGAGGCCGTTATATTGAGTTTACTACAGGATGTGTTCTTATATCAAGAGAATCATATGAAACGGGAAATAACTATACAAGTAATGATTTAAGAGGAGATACGAAATAC